Proteins encoded together in one Drosophila gunungcola strain Sukarami chromosome 2R unlocalized genomic scaffold, Dgunungcola_SK_2 000013F, whole genome shotgun sequence window:
- the LOC128256191 gene encoding uncharacterized protein LOC128256191 isoform X32, whose amino-acid sequence MGQEHTPQSTGTAMFAPKFKARAPPGSGVWTPYGSTGELNQSGPTSATPPPPPPPSLPVWTPQPSPVLSGRKEFRPVRFESPTLPRRYTALQQQDQQQPQRTTTTTTIPPWSYTNGEGAPQLPPAPPSLNSVNSNSDYAETDCSGHFAPLAPSASVSDKIRTFERSSSNSELQRPFVRRQLSDASRPVYRPNEVIYKVKHEYMSEPETGSDRPRKMAQLGRRQYEGIGPVTNDGMPIILRSEVQEPHQHEWYKRLYQTIHKQKNGDDFVIRYKCPRARPSYKSNGYVSEPEPNYDSDYSTLRYRTPNPHRVQSVSSAVNVRNLNQDEKLYGTMPNPIKSAQNSYKNQPGRIENYTTGHSSVSEKEKKEWWDEVMDIFNGNLEQSKLSPLYTEGNLSRALAKESGYTSDSNLVFRKKELPVSSPLSPVEQKQAYKSLQAGGEPPLLGFRKPAPEKPREIVEEFEFIQITPTLTKIRVSTKELEEGEEPFRKPPTPPPPPPPPPPPPPPSHQHLIKRSEKKPAKMFSQLSKNLPSFIPLSKKQQVSPQDDPPPRPPHRKSSCTKSTVRVLSSASKSRHEQCFQPPNGANASGVSTITLRKVATSSCSRREPICRSKSAGAVSTLLQTLTATKETRLTRRVQQQQQHQLSRLRSSSPSRRPARLLALRHSSRSPVAFGRSISKERSFAEEKKRLENTLPANRTNFEASTNILRDPSLKSPQEVREAVRSYATSRSKSLPRLRHTTVSTTTRQTMCFPQVRPQTLLDCGTRSLRKCSSKAGKGQAKNGSNDSLPRSNSTFSIDSLVRQEFVPIAPPKTYVSKSRGSSSKALVPLQSSRSEGHVPRKRLSGKSTSKAPLPPPPPPVTVHSYSESVREKTNFWNEYNAKQAMSLPQEYKFGPEDVCDYASQTIQQPCIEDLVWKYEGKEQQRPPKHVSVTDIARPQSPQLGGSLQERRFSPTREVRVPQISREVRSPSRRRIDSLRSKDKEQSLLARASSLSSADERRRATPAPSNGLYQCGELAHSATSLTHLERHSPSCRYRNNCERFTELNRFYSTLERVGQLERATSSSSFHPLRKDAELLDFDEWRRVRLHERAEKELHYLVGKLQDDQKQRDLHFRSKDVGAIKWRQEADQSLTAKKKSVEDLRDNFEQLNLLRQQQQLQSEPVHRHWRRNTVADLASSLEQRVEVEPEMERHLDNDLVSTLSKDQIKKITQQLNEIYSGNRQVPGSVEEQYVVTVEKGSRPNGLKVRCNSTISKDQLLGPVQRKRDEQQSSQTLPRATRSQSPVVVARETRGAIAAKNAELTLSKPPPEVPPRPKPAPSQEVKGKPPPKAEAKVDAREPAEDINQKIQYFEDRQFDEPPKTIYHAREDSSPDEAEVMRLINQNMQERQRARQVHQHQHHHHQELSNSLTDLSGVFGERPAARVNFHLHSPPDRPPDDTELISFGNGSPDQGDGSLELYSDSYYRSRSLSPQSQASACSSSYLQRVYTGEVRKMRQHFESIRQSGEQSREPSNERRDFFGLSSLRRARSDPEMSAGSKDAPDAATEAVSKQKEDVPRLTHKFEVRAATPSPERGRRRMRSAQDRLMPHIDIISKTAALKRELPIRSSPTRSVSSNSHCFERLRMRYESPEPQTQSYLSTSHPDMRDVHDISPHLSADWVAHRHPEPSKPKELPKKPQRVVRASSTSPLRPAKSQSHQLSSRLTSCMRDIFANQKFDPDKHRPKARYVPDGAENGNKNPKDSGTLERLKKTAMVTFKDLDPNAPPIPPQPPVKGLSAYDFPYNTDTVDGSESPNRYYATDVNIHFKTPIRHEQRQNVPEEELAIRQAEHMQKLYHEERRRKYLQELQDMNSRRHTDNFTPSQKSPIALNRYDDFPTDVTLKSLVGPKTVARALFNFQGQSSKELTFRKGDTIYIRRQIDANWYEGEHNAMIGLLPASYVEIVSRDGARTPSKRPSEGQARAKYNFQAQSGVELSLNKGELVTLTRRVDGNWFEGKIANRKGIFPCSYVEVLTDIGAEDIAARTTTVITSQSTTNLRPNLDVLRTNINNEFNTLTQNGVQPPNGILKETRTLHKTDALHVDTSSEPLAYRALYKYRPQNSDELELLEGDVVHVLEKCDDGWFVGTSQRTGCFGTFPGNYVERA is encoded by the exons GCGTGTGGACACCTTACGGTTCCACTGGCGAACTAAATCAATCGGGCCCCACctcggccacgcccccgcccccgCCGCCACCCTCGCTGCCCGTTTGGACGCCCCAGCCGTCGCCGGTGCTGAGCGGACGCAAGGAGTTCCGTCCGGTCCGCTTCGAGTCGCCCACTCTGCCACGTCGGTACACGGCTTTGCAGCAGCAAgatcagcagcagccacagagGACGACGACCACGACCACGATCCCGCCTTGGTCGTATACCAACGGAGAGGGTGCCCCCCAACTGCCCCCAGCACCGCCCTCCCTGAACTCCGTCAATTCCAACTCGGACTACGCCGAAACCGACTGCTCCGGACACTTTGCTCCCTTGGCGCCCAGTGCCAGTGTCTCCGACAAGATCAGAA CATTCGAACGCTCTTCTTCCAACTCGGAGTTGCAGAGGCCGTTCGTGCGTCGCCAACTGTCCGACGCCAGTCGCCCAGTCTACAGGCCCAATGAAGTCA TCTACAAGGTCAAGCACGAGTATATGAGCGAACCGGAGACGGGCAGCGATCGTCCCCGGAAAATGGCACAGTTAGGGCGAAGGCAGTACGAAGGCATCGGTCCGGTGACCAACGATGGAATGCCCATCATCCTCAGATCG GAGGTCCAGGAGCCGCATCAGCATGAGTGGTACAAGCGTCTATATCAGACGATTCACAAGCAGAAGAACGGCG ATGATTTCGTGATTCGCTACAAGTGTCCCAGAG CCCGTCCGTCGTACAAGAGCAACGGCTACGTGTCGGAGCCGGAACCCAACTACGATTCCGACTACTCTACGTTGAGGTACCGCACCCCGAATCCGCACCGCGTGCAGTCCGTGTCCTCGGCTGTCAATGTGCGCAACCTCAACCAGGACGAGAA ATTGTATGGTACTATGCCAAATCCCATAAAATCGGCGCAGAACTCGTATAAAAATCAGCCAGGTCGCATCGAGAACTACACGACAGGTCATTCGTCTGTTTCCGAAAAGGAAAAGAAGGAG TGGTGGGACGAAGTGATGGACATCTTTAACGGG AACCTAGAACAATCGAAACTATCACCACTGTATACCGAAGGTAACTTGTCCAG AGCTCTGGCCAAGGAATCCGGCTACACCAGCGACTCGAACCTCGTCTTCCGCAAGAAGGAGCTGCCAGTGAGCAGTCCCCTGAGTCCCGTGGAGCAAAAGCAGGCCTACAAGAGTCTCCAGGCAGGCGGAGAACCCCCACTTCTCGGCTTCCGCAAGCCCGCGCCCGAGAAACCCCGTG AAATTGTGGAGGAGTTCGAATTCATACAGATCACTCCCACGCTCACCAAGATTCGTGTGAGCACCAAGGAGCTGGAAGAAGGAGAAGAACCCTTCAGAAAACCACCCACACCACCGCCTCCACCGCCACCtccgccgccaccaccaccaccgtcCCATCAACATTTGATTAAGAGGAGCGAGAAGAAGCCGGCGAAGATGTTCTCGCAGCTCTCGAAGAATCTGCCCTCGTTCATTCCGCTGAGCAAGAAGCAGCAAGTGTCGCCACAGGACGACCCTCCTCCCAGGCCGCCCCACCGCAAGTCCAGCTGCACGAAGAGCACCGTTCGAGTGCTGAGCTCCGCCTCGAAGTCCAGGCATGAGCAGTGCTTCCAGCCACCGAATGGAGCGAATGCGTCTGGAGTGTCCACCATCACCCTGCGGAAGGTGGCCACCTCGAGTTGTTCGCGTCGTGAGCCCATCTGTCGGTCGAAGTCGGCGGGAGCAGTGTCCACCCTGCTGCAAACCCTGACGGCCACCAAGGAGACCCGACTCACGCGTCGcgttcagcagcagcagcaacatcagctgTCCCGTCTGAGGTCCTCCAGTCCCAGCAGACGTCCCGCTCGTCTTCTGGCACTGCGTCACTCCAGCCGGAGTCCGGTGGCCTTTGGACGTAGCATCTCCAAGGAGCGCAGCTTCGCCGAGGAGAAGAAGCGACTGGAGAACACCCTGCCAGCTAATCGCACCAACTTCGAGGCCAGTACCAACATCCTAAGGGATCCCTCTCTTAAATCGCCTCAAGAGGTGCGGGAGGCAGTGCGTTCGTATGCCACCTCGCGTAGCAAGTCCTTGCCAAGACTTCGTCACACCACAGTGAGCACTACCACCAGACAGACCATGTGCTTTCCACAAGTGCGACCGCAGACGCTATTGGACTGTGGCACTCGATCGCTGAGGAAGTGTTCATCGAAGGCAGGAAAGGGTCAGGCTAAGAACGGATCCAATGACAGCCTGCCCCGGAGCAACTCCACCTTCTCCATTGACTCGCTGGTGCGTCAGGAGTTCGTGCCCATTGCCCCACCCAAGACGTATGTGAGCAAGTCCAGAGGCTCCTCCTCCAAGGCACTGGTTCCACTCCAGAGCAGCCGCAGCGAAGGTCATGTTCCCCGGAAGCGACTGTCCGGGAAATCCACCAGTAAGGCACCactaccaccaccaccaccaccggtTACTGTCCACTCCTACAGCGAATCGGTGCGCGAGAAGACGAACTTCTGGAACGAGTACAATGCCAAGCAGGCCATGTCGTTGCCGCAGGAGTACAAGTTCGGTCCGGAGGATGTGTGCGACTACGCCAGTCAAACGATCCAACAGCCGTGCATCGAGGACCTTGTGTGGAAGTACGAGGGCAAGGAGCAGCAGCGTCCGCCGAAACACGTCTCCGTGACGGACATTGCCCGTCCGCAGTCGCCGCAATTGGGCGGCAGCCTGCAGGAGCGTCGCTTTTCGCCCACGCGGGAGGTGCGGGTGCCCCAGATCAGCCGGGAGGTGCGCTCCCCCTCACGCCGTCGCATCGACAGCCTGCGCTCCAAGGACAAGGAGCAGTCGCTGTTGGCCAGGGCCAGCAGTCTCAGTAGTGCCGACGAGCGTCGCAGGGCCACGCCGGCGCCTTCGAATGGACTCTACCAGTGCGGCGAACTGGCCCACAGCGCCACTTCGCTGACGCACCTGGAGCGGCACAGTCCCAGCTGTCGGTATCGCAACAATTGCGAACGTTTCACCGAGCTGAATCGCTTCTACAGCACTTTGGAGCGGGTGGGTCAGCTGGAGAGGGCCACCTCGTCCAGCAGCTTCCATCCTTTGAGGAAGGATGCCGAGCTTCTGGACTTTGACGAATGGCGACGGGTGCGACTGCACGAGCGCGCCGAAAAGGAGCTGCACTATCTGGTGGGCAAGCTGCAGGATGACCAGAAGCAGCGGGACCTGCACTTCCGTTCCAAGGACGTGGGCGCCATCAAGTGGCGCCAGGAGGCGGACCAATCGCTGACGGCCAAGAAGAAGTCTGTGGAGGATCTGCGCGACAATTTCGAGCAACTGAATCTACtgcggcagcaacagcaactgcaatcGGAGCCAGTTCATCGCCACTGGAGGCGCAACACGGTGGCCGATCTGGCCAGCAGTCTGGAGCAACGCGTCGAGGTGGAACCCGAGATGGAGCGCCACTTGGACAACGACCTGGTGAGCACGTTGTCCAAGGATCAGATCAAGAAGATCACCCAGCAGCTGAATGAGATTTACTCGGGAAATCGTCAGGTACCCGGCTCCGTCGAAGAGCAGTATGTGGTCACCGTGGAGAAGGGCTCCCGACCGAATGGCCTGAAGGTGCGCTGCAACTCGACCATCTCCAAGGATCAGCTCCTGGGGCCCGTTCAGCGCAAGCGGGACGAACAGCAGTCCAGCCAGACTCTGCCCCGTGCCACTCGCAGTCAGTCGCCGGTGGTGGTGGCCAGGGAAACCCGTGGCGCCATTGCGGCCAAGAACGCCGAGCTGACCCTGTCGAAGCCGCCACCCGAGGTGCCACCCAGGCCCAAGCCAGCACCAAGTCAGGAGGTCAAGGGTAAACCGCCGCCCAAGGCGGAAGCCAAGGTGGATGCTCGCGAACCGGCCGAGGACATCAACCAGAAGATACAGTACTTCGAGGATCGGCAGTTCGATGAGCCACCCAAGACCATTTACCACGCTCGCGAAGATTCCTCGCCGGATGAGGCCGAGGTCATGCGACTGATCAATCAGAATATGCAGGAACGCCAGCGAGCCAGGCAAGTGCACCAACATCAACATCACCACCACCAGGAGCTGAGCAACTCGCTGACCGATTTGAGCGGCGTGTTTGGCGAACGTCCGGCGGCCCGTGTAAATTTTCACTTGCACAGCCCTCCCGACCGTCCGCCCGACGACACCGAGCTCATCAGCTTTGGGAACGGATCACCGGATCAAGGCGACGGCAGTCTTGAGCTCTACTCGGACTCCTACTACCGATCGCGCAGTCTGTCGCCCCAATCGCAGGCCTCGGCCTGTTCCAGCTCCTATCTGCAGCGGGTCTACACCGGCGAGGTGCGCAAAATGCGTCAGCACTTCGAGAGCATCCGCCAGTCCGGCGAGCAGTCGCGGGAGCCATCCAACGAGCGGCGTGATTTTTTTGGGCTTAGCTCGCTGCGGAGGGCGCGCAGCGATCCCGAGATGAGTGCGGGATCCAAAGACGCCCCGGACGCCGCTACGGAGGCGGTGTCGAAGCAGAAGGAGGATGTGCCACGTCTCACCCACAAGTTCGAGGTGCGGGCAGCAACGCCGTCGCCGGAGCGCGGAAGAAGGCGTATGCGGAGCGCCCAGGACAGACTAATGCCGCACATCGACATCATTAGCAAGACGGCGGCCCTGAAGAGGGAACTGCCCATCCGGTCGAGTCCCACGAGGAGTGTGAGCAGCAACAGTCACTGCTTCGAGCGACTGAGGATGCGCTACGAGTCGCCGGAGCCACAGACCCAGAGCTATCTGTCCACCTCGCATCCGGACATGCGGGATGTCCACGACATATCGCCGCACTTGAGTGCCGACTGGGTGGCCCACAGGCACCCGGAACCCTCGAAGCCCAAGGAGCTGCCCAAGAAGCCGCAGCGGGTGGTGCGGGCCAGTTCCACCTCGCCACTGCGTCCGGCTAAGTCGCAGAGTCACCAACTGAGCTCTCGACTTACCAGCTGCATGAGGGACATATTCGCCAACCAGAAGTTCGATCCCGACAAGCATCGACCCAAGGCTCGATATGTGCCCGATGGGGCAGAGAATGGCAATAAGAATCCGAAGGATAGTGGAACTCTGGAGCGCCTCAAGAAGACGGCCATGGTGACATTTAAAG ATCTCGATCCGAACGCGCCCCCAATTCCCCCCCAGCCGCCGGTCAAGGGTCTCTCCGCCTACGATTTCCCGTACAACACCGACACCGTCGACGGATCAG AGTCTCCCAATCGTTACTATGCCACAGACGTGAATATCCACTTCAAGACCCCGATCAGGCATGAGCAGCGCCAGAACGTGCCGGAGGAGGAACTAGCCATTCGCCAAGCGGAGCACATGCAGAAGCTCTACCACGAGGAGCGCCGCCGCAAGTATCTACAGGAGCTGCAGGACATGAACTCGCGCCGCCACACGGACAACTTCACGCCGTCGCAGAAGTCGCCCATCGCCCTCAACCGCTACGATGACTTCCCCACGGACGTGACCCTCAAGTCGCTGGTGGGCCCCAAAACGGTGGCCCGGGCCCTCTTTAACTTCCAGGGCCAGAGCTCCAA GGAGCTCACCTTCCGCAAGGGCGACACCATCTACATCAGGCGGCAGATCGATGCCAATTGGTACGAGGGCGAGCACAATGCCATGATTGGTCTGCTTCCGGCCAGTTATGTTGAG ATTGTCAGCCGAGATGGCGCCCGAACTCCATCCAAGCGGCCATCGGAGGGCCAGGCCCGTGCCAAATACAACTTCCAGGCCCAATCGGGCGTCGAGCTCTCCTTGAACAAAGGCGAATTGGTTACTTTGACTCGCCGAGTGGATGGAAACTGGTTCGAGGGCAAGATTGCCAACAGAAAGGGCATCTTCCCGTGCTCCTATGTGGAG GTTCTCACGGACATTGGTGCTGAGGACATTGCGGCCAGGACAACGACCGTGATCACCAGCCAGAGCACTACGAATCTGCGGCCCAATCTCGATGTGCTACGCACAAACATCAACAATGAGTTCAACACCCTGACTCAAAACGGTGTCCAGCCACCGAATGGAATCCTCAAGGAAACACGGACGCTCCACAAGACGGACGCCCTGCATGTGGACACCAGTTCCGAGCCATTGGC GTACCGCGCCCTCTACAAGTACCGGCCCCAGAACTCCGACGAACTGGAGCTCCTCGAGGGGGATGTGGTCCATGTGCTGGAGAAGTGCGACGACGGATGGTTCGTGGGCACCTCGCAGAGGACCGGCTGCTTCGGCACATTCCCCGGCAACTACGTGGAACGGGCCTAG